From Solidesulfovibrio sp., one genomic window encodes:
- the rpmJ gene encoding 50S ribosomal protein L36: MKVKPSVKKLCPKCKIIRRHGIVRVICENPRHKQRQG; this comes from the coding sequence ATGAAAGTGAAACCCTCGGTGAAAAAACTTTGTCCCAAGTGCAAAATCATCCGTCGCCACGGCATCGTGCGGGTGATCTGCGAGAACCCCCGGCACAAGCAGCGCCAGGGATAA